One genomic window of Caenorhabditis elegans chromosome I includes the following:
- the F41D3.11 gene encoding Nucleotide-diphospho-sugar transferase domain-containing protein (Partially confirmed by transcript evidence), translating to MKTSLSLVEYIVQKKRIHTEMMWPRRPKCSNDSTAVLVFVLVIFFVYTLMTYNEAQKENFKDLEGIEMSEGRMNNATLKLLEGIDVTEAVTTVTPEVKAYLKIAIVIVITDDTDPENYRVALDSMECYCKIHNYDFVLALDTGYNCTHTDKFFRRHCVVAKILSDYDAILYLDADVGVVNPERKIEEFLEDGIDITFVNRFYNWEIAAGYYLARNTEYAVGLLNDFADYEFKLPEGSIGTDNVALHLFLSEKLLPNSTLEVDLCRKVFNASQNFADLFSFEACIKTYFGVATHFGKVRIMKKGTGWARDGWLTSMVWHPELDFMLHGWKTNELVETPKEIVGAYQMIRNQWYNPMNGTIILAKCNPENTTWNMDSRFMGEKEVILASLRAFERDVAREQVRSGSRIDMLISQPDKPKRESPNTRDADGRLKKYFFW from the exons ATGAAGACATCTCTCAGTCTTGTCGAATATATAGTCCAGAAGAAGCGCATTCATACTGAAATGATGTGGCCGAGAAGACC aaaatgctcCAACGACTCTACCGCCGTACTTGTATTTGTTTTAGTCATATTTTTTGTGTACACCCTGATGACTTACAATGAGGCTCAG AAAGAAAACTTCAAGGACTTGGAAGGTATTGAAATGTCTGAGGGAAGAATGAACAATGCCACGTTGAAACTGCTTGAGGGGATCGATGTTACAGAAGCtgtaactacagtaaccccagaAGTGAAAgcttatctgaaaattgccatAGTCATTGTGATTACAGACGATACTGATCCGGAGAACTATAGAGTTGCTCTAG attccatGGAGTGCTACTGTAAGATTCACAACTACGATTTTGTACTCGCTTTGGACACCGGATACAATTGCACACATACTGAT aaattcttCCGTCGCCACTGTGTGGTGGCGAAAATCCTGTCCGACTATGACGCCATTCTGTACTTGGACGCCGACGTTGGAGTTGTGAATCCGGAGCGGAAAATTGAAGAGTTCCTGGAAGATGGGATAGATATCACATTTGTTAATCGATTTTATAACTGGGAAATTGCGGCAGGGTATTATCTCGCAAGAAATACAGAATATGCAGTCGGCTTGTTAAATG ATTTCGCCGACTACGAGTTCAAACTCCCCGAAGGATCCATCGGAACCGACAACGTCGCTCTCCAT CTGTTTCTTTCCGAGAAGCTTTTACCAAACTCGACGCTTGAAGTGGATCTCTGCAGAAAAGTGTTCAACGCGTCCCAAAACTTTGCAGACCTTTTCTCTTTCGAGGCGTGCATCAAGACTTATTTCGGAGTTGCTACCCATTTTGGCAAAGTAAGAATTATGAAGAAGGGAACCGGCTGGGCTCGAGATGGATGGCTAACTTCTATGGTGTGGCATCCTGAGCTGGACTTCATGCTTCATGGATGGAAGACTAATGAGCTGGTGGAGACGCCGAAGGAAATTGTTGG TGCTTATCAAATGATTCGAAATCAATGGTACAACCCTATGAACGGCACAATTATCCTCGCCAAATGCAATCCCGAGAACACAACTTGGAATATGGACTCAAGATTTATGGGTGAAAAAGAGGTCATTCTAGCCAGCCTTCGTGCATTCGAACGAGATGTTGCTCGGGAACAAGTGAGATCTGGCTCTAGGATAGATATGCTAATTTCACAGCCCGATAAACCGAAAAGGGAATCTCCGAACACTAGGGATGCGGATGGACGGCTGAAGAAGTACTTTTTCTGGTAG
- the F56H6.1 gene encoding N-acetylgalactosaminide beta-1,3-galactosyltransferase (Partially confirmed by transcript evidence) produces the protein MAATFERLDQVALLALVTVAALNYQIFTYQRKFLMPAELYTYFPAMIHQKFFPPTRSIGKLTPGIVHSASALELPSTGQLFCFVETSAVHYDDRVPSIASTWLPKCDNGRFFTKTPLPNSNMTYSTVYLNLKDSYYDLFRKTTFGFYYSYMHISKSFDWYLKADDDTYFAMDHLKEYLSTLDPTKPLYLGYVLKPYFKNGYNSGGSGYILSNAAVKLFVEKLYHDEYTCPYDWAEDRGMGRCMARAGIFPTDTRDDKGLNRFMPFKPSELAGVGPEWHYYPMEAGQYASQKFVSLHRLPQDMMISLDDILHPKLGKRVYNPKFVKLD, from the exons ATGGCTGCCACTTTTGAGCGTTTGGACCAGGTAGCACTTCTTGCACTTGTAACAGTTGCCGCTTTGAATTATCAGATTTTTACCTATCAACGGAAGTTTTT AATGCCTGCCGAGCTCTACACATATTTCCCCGCCATGAttcatcagaaattttttcctCC AACTCGGAGCATAGGAAAGCTGACCCCAGGAATTGTGCATTCAGCTTCTGCCCTAGAGCTTCCTTCCACCGGACAACTCTTCTGCTTTGTGGAGACTTCCGCAGTGCATTATGATGACCGTGTACCATCAATTGCGTCTACGTGGCTTCCGAAATGTGACAACGGGCGGTTCTTCACAAAAACTCCACTTCCAAACTCTAATATGACTTATTCTACAGTATATTTAAACCTGAAGGACTCCTACTACGACTTGTTCCGAAAAACTACATTTGGATTCTATTACTCTTATATGCACATTTCAAAATCCTTCGATTGGTACCTAAAAGCTGATGACGATACTTATTTCGCAATGGACCATTTGAAGGAGTACCTGAGCACGCTGGATCCTACAAAGCCACTGTACTTAGGCTATGTTCTGAAACCGTATTTT aaaaatggcTACAACTCCGGAGGTTCCGGCTACATACTATCCAACGCTGCAGTGAAACTATTCGTGGAGAAGCTGTATCACGACGAGTACACATGCCCCTACGATTGGGCAGAGGATCGTGGAATGGGCAGATGCATGGCTCGAGCCGGGATTTTCCCGACTGATACCAGAGATGATAAAGGGCTGAATCGATTCATGCCGTTCAAGCCCAGTGAGCTCGCCGGAGTTGGGCCTGAATGGCATTATTATCCGATGGAG GCCGGTCAATATGCATCACAGAAGTTCGTTTCCCTTCACCGCCTCCCTCAGGACATGATGATCTCCCTCGACGATATTCTCCACCCAAAGCTGGGCAAACGTGTATATAATCCGAAATTTGTGAAACTTGATTAG
- the F56H6.13 gene encoding Carbohydrate sulfotransferase (Confirmed by transcript evidence) yields the protein MIQITQQYRRLAFIISCILGLLVYWKMFKNNYIEENINMTHDFIVPFINYVPGFFVSPENKLVACEIRKSMSQLTTNLMCLLYNETQFVADKNTLNDTWEAPRHCMQEHSFTNFSDDLKNDTDTVKFAFIRDPIRRFLSFYLNKCVDKSECYDCGSDMRCVVERIYNGLWNIQNDRNMTFILMEAHAAPLSWNCGFNEGVSKWELLMMGSDLDERTSSTTKLAKILRKQGVRHELVESIEKDILKGETAHSTFKSTNRLAAEKQIREDPVVRYFLHKIYFFDYVVFPFKRDVLDPEYRSIFATAPAKVDIKFFV from the exons ATGATTCAAATCACCCAACAATACCGCCGGCTTGCATTTATAATTTCTTGCATTCTCGGGCTCCTGGTTTACtggaaaatgttcaagaaCAATTATATTGAAG aaaacattAACATGACACACGACTTTATAGTTCCATTCATCAATTATGTACCTGGATTTTTT gtctCCCCGGAAAATAAGCTAGTTGCATGTGAAATTCGAAAGTCTATGTCTCAACTGACAACTAATCTCATGTGTTTGCTGTACAATGAAACCCAATTTGTGGCAGATAAAAACACATTAAACGATACCTGGGAAGCCCCGAG GCACTGTATGCAAGAACATAGCTTTACAAATTTCTCTGATGATCTCAAGAACGACACGGATACTgtgaaatttgcatttattcgAGACCCTATTCGCCGGTTTTTGTCATTTTACCTAAACAAGTGTGTTGA CAAAAGCGAGTGCTACGATTGTGGAAGTGATATGAGATGCGTTGTCGAGAGGATCTACAATGGGCTGtggaatattcaaaatgaTCGGAACATGACTTTTATACTTATGGAAGCCCATGCGGCGCCACTTTCTTG GAACTGCGGCTTTAACGAGGGAGTCTCGAAATGGGAGCTGCTAATGATGGGGTCAGATTTGGACGAGAGAACTTCATCGACAACGaaactggcaaaaattttgaggaaGCAAGGGGTCAGGCACGAGCTTGTGGAGAGCATTGAGAAGGATATTTTGA AAGGAGAAACCGCTCACTCTACATTCAAATCAACAAACCGCCTGGCAGCCGAGAAACAAATTCGCGAGGACCCAGTCGTTCGGTATTTCCTGCACAAGATCTACTTTTTCGACTATGTCGTGTTTCCCTTCAAACGTGACGTCTTGGATCCTGAATACCGATCGATTTTTGCGACGGCTCCAGCGAAAGtcgatattaaattttttgtttaa
- the F56H6.2 gene encoding DUF268 domain-containing protein (Confirmed by transcript evidence), translated as MAILHSSLLPKMLRCLVGSAIVGFFIIAYFLSKNGGEVENYTVETTLNKVEIAPNELKDYRVKTHLGSVTLEELNEKVYKPFGYEILHPTLPVPTLRMLNEPTCQKVFSSWLKVSKEPQPKLPPKKIPDSKANEFLLNGYAAIGDYYFNDKSSTNRSKPRYWDLIPEMMNYSKTELGAIGYYSESVSLYHAMDHHRLDGSSGLVVGSMKPWVEVMALRHGAKKILTVEYNTLTIPTEFQDRLSSILPMDFVNDWEKYAGTFDFAASFSSLEHSGLGRYGDPLDPIGDLREMLKIKCMLNKGGILFLGLPLGIDAIQYNAHRIYGSVRLALMFYGFEWLGTYSGGQEEAFDFDLQQLDKKLFELTQHTLVLKKL; from the exons ATGGCCATTCTCCATTCTTCACTTTTGCCCAAAATGCTTCGGTGTCTAGTGGGGAGTGCAATTGTCGGATTTTTCATTATTGCCTACTTTTT gtCCAAAAATGGCGGAGAAGTAGAAAATTACACTGTTGAAACTACCCTTAATAAGGTggaaattgctccaaatgaaCTGAAAGATTATCGTGTGAAAACTCATTTGGGAAGTGTTACTCTGGAAGAGTTGAATGAAAAG GTCTATAAGCCATTTGGATACGAAATTTTGCATCCAACACTGCCTGTGCCAACACTCCGAATGCTCAATGAGCCCACCTGCCAAAAAGTGTTCTCCAGTTGGCTTAAAGTATCGAAGGAGCCGCAACCAAAGCTTCCCCCTAAAAAGATACCAGACTCCAAAGCCAACGAGTTCTTGTTGAACGGATATGCAGCAATTGGAGAT taCTACTTCAACGACAAAAGCTCCACAAACCGGTCAAAACCGAGGTACTGGGATTTGATACCGGAAATGATGAATTATTCGAAAACCGAGCTTGGCGCTATTGGATATTATTCAGAGTCAG TGTCCCTATATCACGCTATGGATCATCACCGCCTGGATGGCTCCAGTGGACTTGTAGTTGGGAGCATGAAGCCTTGGGTGGAGGTTATGGCTCTGCGACATGGAGCCAAGAAGATTCTAACAGTAGAGTACAACACGCTGACGATCCCAACAGAGTTCCAAGATCGCCTCTCATCGATTTTACCAATGGATTTTGTGAATGATTGGGAGAA GTACGCTGGGACATTTGATTTTGCGGCTTCATTCAGTTCCCTAGAACATTCTGGATTGGGAAGATATGGGGATCCTCTAGACCCGATTGGTGACTTGAGGGAGATGCTCAAAATTAAATGCATGCTGAATAAAGGGG GAATCCTGTTCCTCGGCTTGCCACTCGGAATCGATGCGATCCAGTACAATGCTCATCGGATCTATGGCTCGGTTCGTCTTGCGCTGATGTTCTACGGCTTTGAATGGCTCGGCACGTACTCTGGTGGTCAAGAAGAagcttttgattttgatttgcAACAACTTGATAAGAAGCTGTTTGAATTGACGCAACATACATTGGTGCTGAAGAAGCTTTAA
- the F56H6.4 gene encoding Carbohydrate sulfotransferase (Partially confirmed by transcript evidence), whose amino-acid sequence MQHAKIFFVIASVKFLMILSIHNYTQMSKTCKLRTVARKTVMEFEGVEDFIVPFVNYTKRFMVAPDKKLISCTLRKSMSQLAENIMCLLYDEQQYFANSQSLNDTWKDERKCEHDRSYLNPSETLLNDTDTVRFAFIRDPFQRFISFYLDKCVREQKCYNCGNNMTCVLKNFYWGLKKVQRRWDGREQPEYVEIHAAPLSWNCDFYKDLSKWQLIPIGSDKTERSSAITQTEKILRKQRVNETLVDMVVDGMKDGDTDHSTYKSAHRLEAERQIREDPYIREMLHKIYYFDYVVFPFNRDSLDLKFQDTSCTIPLP is encoded by the exons ATGCAGCACGCTAAAATCTTTTTCGTCATTGCTAGTGTCAAATTTCTCATGATCCTCAGTATTCACAACTACACACAGATGAGCAAGACGTGTAAGCTTCGAACTGTAGCCAGAAAAACTGTGATGGAGTTTGAGGGAG TTGAAGACTTCATAGTTCCATTTGTCAACTACACCAAACGATTCATG GTAGCCCCTGACAAGAAGCTCATCTCGTGTACACTCCGGAAATCTATGTCACAGCTAGCAGAGAACATAATGTGCCTGTTGTATGACGAGCAGCAGTATTTTGCAAACAGCCAGAGTCTGAACGACACGTGGAAGGATGAGAG AAAATGCGAACATGACCGCTCCTACCTCAATCCCTCTGAAACCCTTCTGAACGATACCGACACGGTGAGATTTGCATTCATTCGGGACCCATTCCAACGATTCATCTCCTTCTACCTGGATAAATGTGTGCG AGAACAAAAATGTTACAACTGCGGAAACAATATGACTTGTGTGCTTAAAAATTTCTACTGGGGCTTGAAGAAGGTTCAGCGGCGATGGGATGGAAGAGAGCAACCGGAGTATGTGGAGATTCATGCGGCACCGCTTTCATG gaattgtGACTTCTACAAGGACCTCTCAAAATGGCAACTGATACCTATTGGATCTGATAAAACCGAAAGAAGCTCCGCGATCACTCAAACGGAaaagattttaagaaaacagcGAGTCAATGAGACCCTGGTGGATATGGTTGTGGATGGGATGAAGG acggTGACACCGATCATTCCACCTACAAGTCTGCGCATCGCCTTGAAGCTGAACGGCAAATACGGGAAGACCCGTATATTCGAGAAATGCTGCATAAAATCTACTATTTCGATTATGTAGTGTTCCCATTTAATAGAGATTCGTTGGATCTGAAGTTTCAAGATACATCGTGTACAATACCTTTACCATGA
- the gmd-2 gene encoding GDP-mannose 4,6 dehydratase 2 (Partially confirmed by transcript evidence) yields MEARNAEGLESCIEKIQEVKLSSFAELKAFRERKVALITGITGQDGSYLAELLLSKGYKVHGIIRRSSSFNTARIEHLYGNPVTHNGSASFSLHYGDMTDSSCLIKLISTIEPTEIYHLAAQSHVKVSFDLPEYTAEVDAVGTLRLLDAIHACRLTEKVRFYQASTSELYGKVQEIPQSELTPFYPRSPYAVAKMYGYWIVVNYREAYKMFACNGILFNHESPRRGETFVTRKITRSVAKISLRQQEHIELGNLSALRDWGHAKEYVEAMWRILQQDTPDDFVIATGKQFSVREFCNLAFAEIGEQLVWEGEGVDEVGKNQDGVVRVKVSPKYYRPTEVETLLGNPAKARKTLGWEPKITVPELVKEMVASDIALMEADPMA; encoded by the exons ATGGAAGCCCGCAACGCTGAA GGTCTCGAATCATGTATTGAGAAGATTCAGGAGGTGAAATTGAGCAGTTTTGCAGAGTTGAAGGCTTTTAGAGAACGGAAAGTAGCGTTGATCACAGGAATCACTGGGCAG GACGGTTCCTACCTTGCCGAGCTTCTACTCTCCAAAGGATACAAAGTTCATGGGATCATCCGACGATCCTCATCATTCAACACAGCTCGTATTGAGCATCTCTACGGAAATCCTGTCACTCATAACGGAAGTGCGTCATTTTCCCTGCACTACGGAGATATGACAGATTCTTCATGCTTGATCAAGCTCATTTCGACAATTGAGCCGACAGAG ATCTACCACCTCGCCGCTCAATCTCATGTCAAAGTCTCCTTTGACCTCCCGGAGTACACCGCTGAAGTCGATGCAGTAGGAACCCTTCGTCTTCTTGACGCCATTCACGCTTGTCGTCTAACCGAGAAAGTTCGATTCTACCAAGCTTCAACTTCGGAGCTCTAcggaaaagttcaagaaatcCCACAAAGCGAGCTGACCCCATTCTACCCGAGATCCCCTTATGCGGTCGCCAAGATGTATGGCTATTGGATTGTGGTGAACTATCGGGAGGCGTATAAGATGTTTGCTTGTAATGGAATTCTGTTCAACCATGAGAGTCCGAGAAGAG gTGAAACCTTTGTCACACGCAAAATCACCCGATCTGTTGCAAAAATCAGTCTTCGCCAGCAAGAGCACATCGAGCTCGGCAACCTGAGTGCTCTCCGAGACTGGGGCCACGCGAAAGAATACGTCGAGGCAATGTGGAGAATCCTTCAACAAGACACCCCAGACGACTTTGTGATTGCCACCGGGAAGCAGTTCAGTGTCCGCGAGTTCTGCAATCTTGCATTCGCGGAAATCGGAGAGCAGTTGGTTTGGGAAGGCGAAGGTGTCGATGAAGTTGGGAAGAATCAGGATGGAGTGGTGAGGGTGAAGGTCAGCCCGAAGTACTACAGACCGACTGAGGTGGAGACTTTGTTGGGGAATCCGGCGAAGGCTAGGAAGACACTTGGTTGGGAGCCCAAGATTACTGTTCCG GAGCTCGTCAAAGAAATGGTGGCTAGCGATATCGCGTTGATGGAGGCAGATCCaatggcttag
- the bgnt-1.6 gene encoding B3GNT1, Beta-1,3-N-acetylGucosamiNylTransferase 1, homolog (Confirmed by transcript evidence), giving the protein MLKISSRFTPFALFLLFSILLCLWFLKKYSQDLSRISIELYENEFCIGYNFLEATEKFREDGLEPVTLAIHGTSDVLEVVEKKPSNWDGPISFGMFVDYHSQKALEYVAMLHQCDKEFGEKVTVHYVFRTSPSQMDCPVITPDVSVNCDEFRRNRKQLLKEITSPFQIYPINLMRNVARRGATSDLHLIVDADMTMSSDFARKVKPIANRIIDGKQRQVLVVRRFETNEDEIPLEVEQLKMGFENQKVFEFHHNFFFIGHKIPDVEKWFHASKTENEVTAWEIPYSGNAWEVQVILHRNDMYNAEYFPSRIRDMQSLIYGLCRANYTFNLLSHVFNVHQGIKEDDTMYSKVVTAHSKRYGRNRAFSRYVHEMNTAYPGTIQRCGKFEM; this is encoded by the exons atgctcAAGATTTCCTCAAGATTTACTCCATTTGCTTTGTTTCTCCTATTTTCAATTCTACTTTGTTTGtggtttttgaagaaatattcTCAAGATCTTTCTAGGATCTCTATAGAACTTTATGAAAATGAGTTTTGCATTGGCTACAATTTCCTGGAGGCTACAGAAAA attccgaGAAGACGGCTTGGAGCCTGTGACACTTGCCATTCATGGGACATCCGATGTCCTTGAAGTAGTGGAGAAGAAGCCATCAAACTGGGATGGGCCTATATCATTCGGGATGTTTGTTGACTATCACTCCCAGAAGGCTCTGGAATATGTGGCAATGCTTCATCAGTGTGATAAGGAGTTCGGGGAGAAA GTCACCGTTCACTATGTGTTCCGAACTTCTCCTTCCCAGATGGATTGTCCAGTGATAACTCCTGATGTGTCGGTGAATTGTGATGAATTTCGTCGGaatc gaaagCAGCTCCTCAAAGAAATAACCTCCCCGTTTCAAATCTACCCAATAAACTTGATGAGAAATGTTGCCCGCCGTGGAGCAACTTCTGATCTACACTTGATAGTCGACGCTGATATGACAATGAGCTCTGATTTTGCGAGAAAAGTGAAGCCAATCGCAAATCGCATAATTGATGGGAAACAGAGACAAGTTTTGGTAGTTCG ACGTTTTGAGACAAACGAAGATGAGATTCCACTGGAAGTTGAGCAGCTGAAGATGGGATTTGAGAATCAAAA AGTATTCGAGTTccatcacaattttttctttattggGCATAAAATTCCAGACGTGGAAAAATGGTTTCACGCCTCGAAGACAGAAAATGAAGTGACTGCCTGGGAAATTCCATACTC AGGAAATGCATGGGAAGTGCAAGTGATTCTTCACCGGAACGACATGTACAACGCCGAGTACTTTCCGTCTAGAATCCGAGACATGCAGTCtttg ATCTACGGTCTCTGCCGAGCCAACTACACCTTCAACTTGCTCTCTCACGTATTCAATGTTCACCAAGGCATCAAAGAGGATGACACAATGTACTCGAAAGTTGTCACAGCTCACTCGAAGCGATATGGAAGGAATAG agcattCTCCCGCTACGTCCATGAGATGAATACTGCGTATCCGGGAACTATTCAGCGGTGCGGGAAGTTTGAGATgtga
- the F56H6.7 gene encoding Glycosyltransferase (Partially confirmed by transcript evidence) produces the protein MTKLLTRTLFLLAISAVLYVCFLFYKLNNNSNLLEGAQKPASRLLYQNRTNEFPTIKAGNRWIVVTSVSPPTEDVKRLAAIEDWNLVVVGDTKTPLDWQLENVHFLSVVYQKQLPFSLVTELPYKSYTRKNIGYLYAISKGAEWIYDTDDDNKPCGLGLKQFDYEDQVSGVRFLPQNASEISQRIFNPYRFYGMDGMWPRGFPLEHFEKHTNGNDTQVLCYKMKRAAVQQGLVHHDPDVDAIYRLLNADKNSGLNVEFNKFAPPITLSVGTYSPWNSQNTLFHKSAFHTMFLPTTVSFRTTDIWRSFISQKILHLSGLTVSFVPANAVQFRNAHDYLKDFKDEKQVYEDSGKMIEFLHNWNCTLNNSTVLEDCIDRLLYDLVKVGFWLEDDAKMMEMYLDDLKNMGFEFPKLIDNTDYSPSTNETTRDVNCRRMHLEFDLLKPRENQSIKRAEQKLNYFGDIVDWCNETGYSNLSNQFPSATQLAKQHGDTYVFQKDQNSVLIAVNNYPWQYGMGLIQRLYQPYFATIIFCGSWYPENYLNLDNTTSVMHPVNYIHMNPAEMSKGVFAYHCVTLVKELHLSNVQGYFLMSDDTVFNIWQRIDYSRVHHLHGSTNFYNSWSPTEYGIQAAKKIIETVKASTDPKVLTTWKKFDNGLKQFAYHNITDGGEAQLSSTHGKSISDFYYIPSTEIDYYADLMRIFYDGGLFLETAVNRFLRSVDHQTSLAGSSSYLWDDNRARWPKFYNKDLVGLHPIKPSKFGYPGEERKAYCATVIQTWSDIVFGGSRNFTVKDDTAKENYN, from the exons ATGACCAAGCTTCTCACCCGGACTTTATTTTTGCTGGCCATATCTGCAGTATTATATGTGTGCTTTCTATTTTATAAGCTAAACAACAATTCTAATTTGCTTGAAGGTGCACAAAAGCCAGCATCTAGACTGCTTTACCAGAATAGAACAAATGAATTTCCTACAATTAAAGCCGGAAATCGATGGATTGTGGTGACAAGTGTTAGTCCGCCGACGGAGGATGTTAAg agacTTGCTGCAATTGAAGACTGGAATCTCGTAGTTGTGGGGGATACCAAGACCCCTTTGGATTGGCAGCTAGAAAATGTGCATTTCTTATCAGTTGTCTATCAGAAACAGCTAC CATTCTCCCTGGTCACTGAACTACCTTACAAATCCTACACCCGGAAAAATATTGGGTACCTCTACGCAATTTCAAAAGGAGCTGAATGGATTTATGACACTGATGATGATAACAAGCCTTGTG GGTTGGGACTAAAACAGTTTGATTATGAAGATCAGGTTTCCGGGGTACGGTTTCTCCCGCAGAACGCATCAGAGATAAG CCAACGAATCTTCAACCCTTATCGGTTCTATGGAATGGATGGAATGTGGCCCCGAGGGTTCCCCTTGGAGCATTTTGAG AAGCACACAAATGGAAATGATACTCAGGTACTTTGCTACAAGATGAAAAGAGCTGCTGTACAGCAAGGGCTTGTACATCATGATCCTGATGTTGATGCTATTTATAG ATTGTTGAATGCTGACAAGAATAGTGGATTAAATGTGGAATTTAACAAGTTTGCACCACCTATCACTTTATCAGTTGGGACATATTCTCCATGGAACTCACAGAATACACTATTCCATAAATCAGCTTTTCATACAATGTTCTTACCGACTACGGTGTCGTTTAG AACCACTGACATCTGGAGGTCATTTATCTCTCAAAAAATCCTGCACTTATCCGGACTAACTGTATCCTTCGTTCCGGCCAACGCAGTACAGTTCCGGAATGCCCATGACTATTTAAAAGACTTTAAAGATGAAAAGCAGGTTTATGAAGATTCCGGAAAAATGATAGAGTTCCTACATAATTGGAATTGCACTTTGAATAACTCAACAGTATTGGAGGATTGTATAGATCGGCTGCTGTATGATCTGGTTAAGGTAGGATTTTGGCTAGAGGACGACGCGAAGATGATGGAAATGTACCTGGATGACTTGAAGAATATGGG AttcgaatttccaaaactcaTAGACAACACAGACTATTCCCCATCCACAAATGAAACGACTCGAGATGTAAACTGCCGACGGATGCATCTAGAATTTGATCTACTGAAACCAAGAGAAAACCAAAGCATTAAAAGAGCGGAGCAAAAGCTGAACTATTTCGGGGATATTGTGGATTGGTGTAATGAGACCGGGTATTCAAATCTATCGAATCAATTTCCATCGGCTACACAACTAGCAAAGCAGCATGGCGATACATACGTTTTCCAGAAGGATCAGAACAGC GTTCTGATAGCTGTGAACAACTATCCATGGCAATATGGTATGGGATTGATCCAACGCCTTTATCAACCATACTTTGCCACAATCATATTCTGTGGATCCTGGTACCCGGAAAACTATCTAAACTTGGATAACACCACCTCTGTTATGCACCCCGTCAACTATATTCATATGAACCCCGCCGAAATGTCAAAAGGTGTATTCGCCTATCACTGTGTCACTCTTGTCAAGGAACTTCATCTGAGCAATGTTCAGGGGTACTTTTTGATGTCCGATGATACAGTCTTCAATATCTGGCAGCGAATCGACTACTCGAGAGTTCATCACTTACACGGCTCGACTAACTTTTATAACAGTTGGTCTCCAACTGAATATG gaaTACAAgccgccaaaaaaataatagaaaccGTGAAAGCATCTACTGATCCAAAAGTTCTCACgacttggaaaaaatttgacaatggCCTGAAGCAATTTGCATATCACAATATTACGGATGGTGGAGAGGCCCAACTTTCGAGCACTCATGGAAAAAGTATTTCGGATTT CTACTACATACCTTCAACTGAAATCGACTACTATGCGGACCTAATGAGAATCTTCTACGACGGCGGACTATTTTTGGAGACCGCTGTAAACCGATTCTTAAGATCCGTTGATCATCAAAC GTCCCTCGCCGGATCATCCAGCTACCTTTGGGATGACAATCGGGCTCGGTGGCCTAAATTCTACAATAAGGATCTTGTAGGCTTGCATCCTATTAAGCCAAGCAAGTTTGGATATCCAGGAGAAGAACGAAAAGC ataCTGCGCCACAGTCATCCAAACATGGTCTGACATTGTGTTCGGAGGATCGAGAAACTTCACAGTCAAAGATGATACTGCCAAAGAgaattataattga